The genome window ttgtacagagccctggtgagaccacacctggagtattgtgtacagttttggtctccagggttaaggaaggacatcctggctgtagaggaagtgcagcgtagattcacgaggttaattcctgggatgtctggactgtcttacacagagaggttagagagaccaggcttgtacactctggaattaaggagattgagaggggatctgattgaaacataagattaagggattggacaagatagagcaggaaatatgttccagatgctgggagagtccagtaccagagggcatggtttgagaataaggggtaggtcatttaggacagagttaaggaaaaacttcttctcccagagagttgtggggggtctggaatgcactgcctcggaaggtagtggaggccaattctctggatgctttcaagaaggagctagataggtatcttatgaataggggaatcaagggatatggggacgaggcaggaaccgggtattgataggaattgatcagccatgatctcaaaatggcggtgcaggcttgaagggctgaatggtctacttctgcacctaattgtaaatgcaagcaggctttttttccactgaggttgggtgggactacaaccagattgaaagatgaaacatttaaaaggaacacgatgggaaacttcttcattcagaggatggtgaaagcgtggaatgagctgccagcgcatgtggtggatgtggggttGATTTCAACCTTTaaaaggtttggataggtacaggatgGTAGGGCTATATCGACtagtgtaggttgatgggagtaggcagtttaaatatttggcagggactagatgggccaaggggcctgattttgtgttgtacttttctatgactcttttgGATTCCGATGTTAAACTTGACGTGTGCAGAAGTACAAAGTTGTGGTCAGTTTCAAGGTGCAATGATGCCAAATGCCATTGCCCTTCAGGTAGTCCAAGCCAGTGAGAATCTTCACTACATCATTATAGGAACTGGAAGGAAGATTAAAGGTTTGTGGATTTGCATTCACAGCTTCGGGCCAATACAGAGGGAAGTGATGTGGGAGTGAGGCACTGAAGCAAAAGGTACAGAAGTGCCTTGTGCAGATCTCGGACGGGTGGCAATGCCCTTACCTGGATCCATTGTTAATGAGGATGCTCTCTCTGATTGTCAGTGTGCAGTAGTACCATACCAACAGGAAGTTGAATACCGAATCTGCCACCCTGCACAAGAACAAATCCAAAGGGATCATAAGTTAATTCACGTGGACGATGTTCTGATCAGCAGAGTCATCGGGTTGAAAGCAGACTCAGAGTGAAGGGGCGTGTAAAATCTGAATGGCCATCGTGGATGGTGGAGTATCAGAATTTAAACTACCCCTCAACAAGGCCGCACGACCTGCTGGATAGCAGACATTCAGCAGGGGGCTGCCAAGCTAGCATGTCCTTGGCTGGATCACAAGACTGACCAAATTGGCACAGCTCTGATCTTATCATAGCAGGGATTCCTTATCAAGCCACCAGCCATTTGGCTTGTCGGGTCAAGGCTAACTTTATCAGTCCCAATCCATTTGCTCATTTCCCTGAAGCCTTACAGCTTATCCTGTCTCCTCTCCACCGTCTCATTCCTTACCATTTACCTGTACCCAAGGATGCCGAGCAGAGGGCGGTTAACTGTTGAGATGACTTTAGGATGCAGGAGGAATCCGAAGCACCCAGTGGAGATCCACGTGGTCACCGGGGTGGGGGGAGCTGGTacgctccacacagacagcaccacgGGTCAGAGTTGAACTGTGTAGCACGAGGCAGCAGCTCTACGAGTTACACCGTAGACCTTACCCCGTCCCACGACTGGGCTCAGCACCAGAGCGTTAGGAAGGACGAAATCTCCAGCATTTCGACCTGGGGTAGGATCGGGAGAACAAATGCCCATGCTGGGCAAGGGCGGGGTCTGGCACAGCTGAAAGACTGCTGTGCCGCTTACATGAAAGCTGTGCTCAAGGAGCAAATGGCCATGCAGGGGGGCCATGCCCAGGAACTGCAGCCCCTCTAGCTCAGGATGCAGCAAGGAGGGAGAAGAACCTTCCCTGCACCCACTGTAGcccaaggccattcagccctcctCCATGGCAATGCACAATTTCAATCCTTACTGTCCAAAAAAAAAATATTCTGGCATATGATCTGCTCTAATCTTGTCTTCCAATTGCCCAACGTCCCAGATTCTAAGGAACTACTCCAGCAACCAAACACCCTCCTTCACCGGTCAGAGGTGGTGAGTTTGGCCGGAGGAAAGAGGGGCTGGAGTGCAAGTGTCGCCTCCCCACTTGTTGGAGCAATGCTACGTGCCAAGCAACACCTCACCTGGAGTTCAGCAGGAACCTGCAGCTGAAGGAGATGAGGACCAGGATGATGGTGAGACACAGCTTGAACTTTTCATACTCATCCTTGTAGGCAAACCTGACGTGTGGGAAACAAGCAGATAGTCACGTGCTAGTTCAGAGCAGATAACAAAATGCAGATCTGAGCCCTGGAGTTACTCACTTTGCCTGCTTGCTAAGAAGAGTCACATTGACATTCCCGAGTACCAGGGTTAAGTACAACCTGCAAAAGAAGAAGGTGATCAGGAGACGGCTGGAAAAGACAGTGCATCCAATGAGGACAAAGTAGTGAGAACAGTGAGACAGCTTTCAAATCAATGACACACTGCGTAGCTGAAATGCTGATGATATAGGTGCCGGCTCTCAAAACAGAGCTGCAGGAATTCCAGGCAATCCACAACATCGGATCCCTTTGACaatgacaggacaggacctagatgGCAGATCTTCCCCCCTTACAAATGAGACGGATCAGTGGAGGGCATTGCATAGAAGGAAACTGGGCCAGAACCCCAGTATACCCAAATTCCCAGCTGTTATGGGATCCCTTCCTGACCAATCACCCTTGTATCCAAGGTCAGGAAATACATTACAATCTGTAATAAGTGTTAAATTTCCCAATAACCCAGGGTAAGGAAGACACGTGTAAAGCTGTAGCCCATGTGTATTTGTAATTTCTTCTCTACTGCATGGTTTAACTTCAGTGTTTTCCTTCTACAATAGAAGTGGTGGAAATTTCAGTTTaagaaattgtttgcagacaatatgtcCAACAGATCTACTGCTCTGTTTCCAagcaaacacatacaaaatgctggagaaactcagcaggtcaggcagcatctatagaaagggaTAAACAACTGACACTTTGAacagagaccctccttcaggactggaaaggaagggggaagaagtcagaactCAATAAGGTGGGAGGAATAAGAGCTAGAAGGTAacaggtgaagtcaggtgaggcGGGGGGAGTGAAGTGCTGCTCGTAAAGCTTGTGAGTTTCCGGAGATACAAACTCATCTACGACGCCCAAAGGATCACACAAAAAGGTTCTCCATAATCACTGCTTACCCATTTTTCTTTGGGAGAAAAGCTTCCATTTCAAAGAAGATGttttgcctttccttcatcaactccTTGATGAATTCAATGTCCCTTGTATACTCTTCGTTCTCCAATGGCTCACATCTGTGAGAAGAGATCTTGCATCAGCTTGACACACTCTGTCCAATCCACTATGTGAGACAGCCACTAGGGATTAACACACTCTGCCCAGTATGAGACAACCACTAGGGATTAACACACTCTGCCCAGTGTGAGACAGCCACTAGGGATTAACACACTCTGCCCAGTGTGAGACAGCCACTAGAAATACTTGGCTCAGTCAGCTGCCCCATCACCTCTCAGTCAGAAGATTATGGGTTCACTCTGAGATCATGATCCAGGTTTACAATGTAGTGCAACTCTTCTGGCTGAGAAGTTGAGACGGTAGATTGAGAGTATGCGCAAGATTATAAGGCACTGTGGACAGTACTTACTCCTTGGCAAACACAAACATTGTCATCCCTTTTCTCTACCCTATGTTAACGATTCACCAGAATTTAATTATGAATAATAGAAGACCTAGGACTTTGGCAGAAAGTGAAATGCAATATACAAGTGTTTCCACTTAACTTtgtttcctttctttctcctggaaAAGGTCAGCAACATTACTTGAAACAAAAAAAGGGAGAAGGGACACAAGAATTTAGCTAAGCAGACCCATCTACTGAAAACATTATTTACCGTCCAAGATTATTGGAGAGCTCCTTGTATTTCTTCTTCTGGCGCTCAATGGAACTGAGGCATGAATTTTGAAGTTTGATGACCTCCTCTAGCTGCTGCTTGTAGAGCTTGTGTGTTTCCTGAGGTgcagaagcagggaaaatgaaaATATCCTTGTAAACTTACTGGCTGCAAACCCTTCACACTTTTGCATGACAACTTAACTGCAGCCCAAAGAATAACAACTGGTACAGCAAAAATGAAAAAGGCAAGCTTTCTTGGGGGTTTATAAATTTCCATTTCCCTACGCTCATCTAAAACTCCATTTCCTTCACTTCATCTTCAAGAATCCTAATGTTCTCATATTTCCTACCAATCCCTCCTCTTCCTTGAAAATCTCAATGACTTAACTTTGTACTAACCTGGACTAACATCATCTTATGCAATCTCCTATGCATAGTCTTTTGATAATTTGCTCCAACTTAGGTGAGATATAAAAACAAGCTTACATTGGATATTCACTGAAGTCTGGAAAAAGATTTGGGATCCCTCAGCTTGCAATATACTTCACTAGTAGAAAACAGGCAAGAAAAATATAAACAAGATCACGAAATCATATTTTCCATCAAGGAGAATAATTTTATCTAAAGCATGCTTTCTTTTCATTGTGGTGTTGAAATAAACATCGGaagaaaaacagaagaaataaaatTTTTCACAACCTGGGAGTTTAACCTGTATAAGGTCCATCCTTTTACACAATATAATCTGGAATGAACTCATGTTTGTTGGCTTCTAAGGATCAAGCTATACTTTAGCAGTACCTGGCTTCCCATTTCAGCCACCAAACTTCCACTGTCACCTCAGTGTTTAGAGATACAAAACGGTAGCAGCTACTCAACCTCTCGTCCACCATTTTTCTGTTATCTGCCTTCTTTGTTTCCTACTTTCTCTGCAAAATATTTGTGTTGTTAGAAAACAAATCAAGTAGACAGCAGCAAACATTTCCCACTTCAGTCCTGAAGCTTTAAGTACCCTTGGACAGAGTAAGGAAGCATCATAAAGCTCCTGTGATTTGCTCTGAGGTCCTGCTGCAGAAGAACGGTTGTAATTACACAAGTCTGACACTTTGCATTTCACATGAAAGCCTCCTTGAATGAGAAGAATCACAGTATAGGGGTCTACAGCTTCAAGACACCTTCCAGGACATGAGCATATGATTAAGTCTGATACTTCAGTGCAGTACTAAAGGGGACTTGCACTAAAAGAGGTACCTACACCTTCTAGCCTTGTGCTTTGTTCCACCAAAGCTCTTTTTGTGCTATGACCAGAATTTCTCTTCAATGAAAGTCAGCACCTTCAATGAAGTTCTCAATATGTAACATATTAGTCTTTACTGGTGCCCAAGATGACTTGAGTATATCCTTCAAAAGTAAATGAAAAATTCTCCTACTGAAGTGTCACTATTGATTGAGTTTTCAGGTAAACAACATGGTACATGTGTGATTAGGTTTGCATGATTAAATGATTGCCAATTGCAACATGAATGCAAGTAGGGTCATCCTGGAGACTACAATCAACAAAGTTGcctttcacaaaatgctggaagaactcagcaagtccggcagcgtctatggaggggaataaccagtcaatgtttcaggccgagaccctttaatcaggactggaaaggaagggtgtagAAGCCATAATCCAGTATCTTATTCTCAAAGTGTGGTTGAAACTCACCTCATCTCCAGACAGTCAAATAGGGGCAAAATCATTTAATGTCTCTCAGGAAAATACACAATGCAGGAAGGAACGGGGAATACATGTGGGGAAACCAGAATAAcagatttagagtcatagagcactacagcacagaaacaggcccttcagcccatctaatccatgccaaactattaatttctcCTAGTCCCACCATCCTGCacacagaccataaccctccatactctTCCCATGCACATACCTATCCCAACTACTTTAAAAtgctgcatccatcacttccgTAGGCAACTCATTCTacattcccaccaccctctgagtgaagaagttccctctcaggtttcccttaaatattttacttttctcccttcaactatgatctctagttttaatctcacccaacctcaatgaaaAAAAACTGCTTCCATTTAtactgtctatacccctcatgaatCTGTGTGcctctttcaaatctctcctcattctcctatgctccaaggaacaaagtcctaacctattcaacctttccccataacccgGGTCATTTActgagacaggtgtgtaaaaagggcccgaaagatcattggggacctgagtcatcccaaccacaaaccgtTCCAGCAgctgccatctgggaaacggtaccgcagcataaaagccaggactaacaggctctgggacagcttctcccaccaggccatcagactgattaactcacgctgacgcAATTGCATTTCtaagttatattgactgtcctgttgtatatcttactgtacataccatTTATTCCAAATTACTGTAATTTCCACATTGTACTTTCACAcgatgtaacaaagatttttactcctcatgaatgtgaataaagtcaattcaattaaatatcattgatatctttcctataagtaGGTGCCCAGAAcatgtacaatacataaaatttggcctcaccaatgtgttatacaactttaacataacatccaaactcctgtattcaatactgtgatttatgaaggccaatatgtcaaAAGTTCTcttaatgaccctatctacctatgacaccgctttcaagaaattatgaatctctattcccagatccctttgttctaaagCATTCTTCAGTCCCTATTGTTCACTGTATAGACCCTACCCttgtttgtcctcccaaaatgcaacacctcacacctacctgcattaaattccatctgccatttctcagcccatttttccaactggtctggatcccactgcaaactttgatatccttccttgctgtccactatgctCTCAttcttggtgttatctgcaaacttgctggtCCAAtgtaccatattatcatccagattgttgatatagacaaCTAACAACAACCAACCCAACACTGATACCTGCAGCACTCAACTAGCCACAGATCTTGTCAGAGGCGcaaccatctactgccactctctggcttctgaaTGTGTAACAACTGAATCAGCTTCCCATTACAACTCTGTCAAAGCCCTTTGTTATCAACCATGCCCAGCGCCTTTCCTCCATTGACTTTCCCGGTAAACTTATTGAAAAACATTTTGGTTGGACATGACCTAccaagcacaaagccatgttgactatgtggcaaatggaatatgtttgtttgtttatttaatttAGAGAGACAGTGTGGAACAGGTCCGTCTGACCCGTTGAGCCATGCCACCGAGCATCCCACCTATGTAActctaatctaatcacaggacaatctacagtgaccaattaacctactaaccgctaTGTGTTTGGACTGGGGGTGAAAACCCACAAATTGCACACGTaggacgtgcaaactccttacacaaGGACTAGGATTAAATTCTAACCTCCGATGCCTTCAAGTTGCAATAATGTTACGCTAATTGCTACACAACCAATTATCaattcacagaacatagaaacatagaaaacctacagcacaatacaggcccctcggcccacaaagctgtgttgaacatgtccttaccttagaaattgcctagggttacccatagccctccatttttctgagctccatgtacctgtccaggagtctcttcaaagaccccatcatatctgcctccaccacagtcaccagcagcccattccacacactcaccactctctgcgtaaaaaaattacccgatatctcctctgaccctacttccaagcaccttaaaactgtgccctctcgtgctagccatatcagccctgggaaaaagcctctgactatccacacgatcaatgcctctcatcatcttatacacctctatcaggtcacctctcatcctccatcgctccaaggagaaaaggccgagttcactcaacccacaTTCCCACACAATGGCCATTGACTTTGAATAAATTATCATGGCGGAAAAAGCAGAACAAGCTCTTCTTGCCCCCGACAATTAATACCACCAGAAGACCTGGATTGTTAAATTAAAACAAATTTTGATCTGTTTGATCTATGTAATCAATGCATTTCAAACGTATGCATATACTGTGGAgcctggttaattggggcagctgtctATTTGATGCAACTGTTAAAGAAAAACTAAATCCAGAACATAgacaggattccctttgtttatctgGGACACTATGCTGTTCAACTGGGGAAGAAGACTGTTGcctaacagtttctaactagcatcagttgtgtgcactTGCACGATCATTAGACTATGTGATCGgttttaaaatagcatcagttgtgtgtgtttgtattcaaGGAGGAGGGATTTTTGCCACTGACAATCggcaagaaat of Hypanus sabinus isolate sHypSab1 chromosome 6, sHypSab1.hap1, whole genome shotgun sequence contains these proteins:
- the tmem120aa gene encoding ion channel TACAN isoform X2 encodes the protein MAFQECWEEWELLDKDYQTLQETHKLYKQQLEEVIKLQNSCLSSIERQKKKYKELSNNLGRCEPLENEEYTRDIEFIKELMKERQNIFFEMEAFLPKKNGLYLTLVLGNVNVTLLSKQAKFAYKDEYEKFKLCLTIILVLISFSCRFLLNSRVADSVFNFLLVWYYCTLTIRESILINNGSRIKGWWVMHHYVSAFLSGVMLTWPDSKMYQLFRNQFLSFSMYQSFVQFLQYYYQSGCLYRLRALGERHNMDLTVEGFQSWMWRGLTFLLPFLFFGHVSMCGMTFLVLFLGNFLTTVRVIYQKQKQRGEKAKKQL